The Quercus robur chromosome 7, dhQueRobu3.1, whole genome shotgun sequence genome has a segment encoding these proteins:
- the LOC126691025 gene encoding E3 ubiquitin-protein ligase PUB24-like, which produces MDDIEVPQYFICPISLQIMKDPVTTITGITYDRENIEQWLLTSKKTTCPVTKQPLQKDPDLTPNHTLHRLIQGWCTQNASHGIDIIPTPKRPLDKFQVLKLIKHLWQPELQLKTIKQLVSLAAENEKNRKYMIEAGLPKEMLVFIVTCFEQGQIDGLEEALGILNFIQIPSAETKPILLENHDLIIKSLTWVLGCEMKNQVTVKSHTMLVLKTIIEACTSSNVLELVTPEFFIRIVEVLRSGITQQGINAALDVLLEACAWSRNLIRMIEANTVFELIELELSFPEKKTTELILGILCNLCSCPDGRAQFLSHRGSIAVVSMKILGVSPKAGDRAVLILSMICNFFGTYMVLQEMLKVGAVEKLSSLTKIDCASFLKEEASEILRLHFPEWKDSPCIDRFQGIRVKPR; this is translated from the coding sequence ATGGATGACATTGAAGTTCCTCAGTATTTCATCTGCCCCATTTCCCTACAAATCATGAAAGATCCTGTGACCACCATAACAGGCATCACATACGACCGGGAAAACATTGAACAATGGCTACTCACAAGCAAGAAAACAACCTGTCCAGTCACCAAGCAACCATTGCAAAAAGACCCAGACTTAACCCCTAATCATACCTTACACCGCCTAATCCAAGGTTGGTGCACCCAAAATGCCTCACATGGTATTGATATAATTCCCACTCCTAAACGACCTCTAGACAAGTTTCAAGTACTCAAACTCATCAAACACCTTTGGCAACCTGAGCTTCAGCTCAAAACTATTAAGCAATTGGTGTCACTTGCAgctgaaaatgaaaagaataggAAATATATGATAGAAGCTGGTTTGCCAAAAGAGATGTTAGTGTTTATTGTAACATGTTTCGAACAAGGCCAAATTGATGGTCTTGAAGAAGCTCTTGGTATACTCAACTTTATTCAAATCCCTTCAGCTGAAACAAAGCCAATTCTTTTAGAAAATCATGATCTTATCATCAAATCATTGACGTGGGTTTTAGGTTGTGAAATGAAAAATCAAGTCACGGTGAAGTCTCACACGATGTTAGTGTTGAAGACGATCATTGAAGCTTGTACAAGCTCAAATGTACTAGAATTAGTTACTCCTGAATTCTTTATAAGGATAGTAGAAGTTTTAAGAAGTGGGATTACTCAACAAGGAATCAATGCTGCTTTGGATGTCTTGTTAGAGGCTTGTGCATGGAGTAGAAATCTAATCAGGATGATTGAAGCAAACACAGTTTTCGAGCTCATTGAGCTTGAATTGAGTTTTCCTGAAAAGAAAACCACAGAGCTTATTTTAGGGATACTATGTAATTTGTGTTCTTGTCCTGATGGGAGAGCTCAGTTTTTAAGTCATAGAGGAAGCATTGCTGTGGTCTCTATGAAGATCTTAGGCGTTTCACCAAAAGCCGGTGATCGAGCAGTTTTGATTCTTTCAATGATATGTAATTTCTTCGGGACATATATGGTGCTTCAAGAAATGTTGAAGGTAGGGGCTGTGGAAAAGCTTAGCTCATTAACCAAAATTGATTGTGCTTCATTTTTGAAAGAGGAAGCAAGTGAAATCCTCAGGTTACATTTTCCGGAGTGGAAGGATTCTCCTTGCATTGATCGATTTCAAGGTATCAGAGTCAAACCTAGGTAA